One window of the Diachasmimorpha longicaudata isolate KC_UGA_2023 chromosome 9, iyDiaLong2, whole genome shotgun sequence genome contains the following:
- the LOC135165945 gene encoding centrosomin-like isoform X6 yields MVSYNNGKMFFGGYNYGPSSPTSPTRTNAWGSVCSPFRTTHMPPIQDITMNQTTYLGSGTNPRSPGKIPNGTASGHAGRTIKDYEDQLGVLQKENFNLKLRVYFLEEKMGISSADENTIKKNIELNVELESLKKDLIEKQELLSQAAKAFQLHEEQKEASARHQAQYQESLEAERRRIEELEQELSDYKEKMEPSIYYKEAFGITPESAMENKEKLIQMEELVESLEAEVKQLSASLEDERSWAQELETERDALRIRLEVEVKNREKLTAARDSDSDELRGRIKELEEEALKRESAVQQFKSELAEKDRLIREKISLLEEKCRACDELTEVAEKRKKQIDQLRTSVKSRDDALTDLNNKHRALLNQSENTLTRRMSPPGSPITYDDSSQGMRSGQRSGIVSPGKCNSPFDWDFRSRGIVHMNSVEEREVKELVKELEERDRKLKDQEETKKQLMLKLCNVQETAEATQRDLKKVQTDHNKALRMIQEFVGRTKHLEQKLSKKDKKIEELKLESTKLKESESRTKRNGQLSSIRRNLTPEMDDGSLEKKSSSQQRFEEMEIKINDLRDEIDMIKAEKNRLEKQIHDESEELHDQIADKQRRIDYLELEREEIKRELEDKENEIKHMTSNASLPLPEIEQQLLSKTREIEEKNQKIEQLSKDLQIKTQNLQKLVNTELWSKNKEIAKLHNHMTNQCHERSRNKSESQQDLVNSHLELLLKELNDIGVEVKFSEDIVHLRYSNQSLPDIKSLAENVQKLVLQKNDLEKEVEYLKWLKLISKTDVESDDSNGFESEKCREYCELLRGHLKSLVKFMKEMLKSSNYSINDEYKRMVLDVLVGSRILSEDFVQALEGVNSFSKRELTLEDICTCRDLKRSRSHLMDEKSDSEAFSEPDRSVSLARIGLQEIPEKSSRSRYIKYSKNFSDSEDSVDYVPYHKTYQSDLNEIDSSHHLQELKETNNSLYTELMDLRNDLIRRSPMIDVDEKLKPIILKIEKSQSFCDKLQGSLDKKMQESLIKKESKQNSVRKAQLEKKIVDVENMAMEIAKQKSELMLYKENNERKTAEMMMGLNMENEGLRLRVQKLEEENEGARGNVSMLTKELDRLTLSQSQVLVENTKLTNDKLRLEQDVRKVEARFEATLKSLKEKFEKEVADLNMINDSQRGRMQELEVANKELRRQVVVCETSDSAPSSSGISSIPTDGRLKQTCDDLIQEFHFNGSQYWQPLNYPPSTGRSKSSCSPDLGIESDAAVSTTRPLKDTLKITESMTNLLSDDENCNRGLRDLDRESPLHLEGLDEVEALKQENEALKRRLMKTKRALEDTFKHLSASNKNKKNVEKAITKQLMITKSILQKTRTYEEPFDN; encoded by the exons CACTCATATGCCGCCCATCCAGGACATCACCATGAACCAGACGACGTACTTGGGCAGTG gCACAAATCCCAGATCACCGGGGAAAATTCCCAATGGGACTGCCTCAGGTCATGCTGGCAGAACCATCAAAGATTATGAGGACCAACTGGGCGTTCTACAgaaggaaaatttcaatctcaaATTACGGGTTTACTTTCTCGAAGAGAAGATGGGCATCAGTTCGGCCGACGAGAATACGATTAAGAAGAATATTGAACTTAAT GTTGAACTTGAATCCCTGAAGAAAGATCTGATTGAGAAGCAGGAACTGCTCAGTCAAGCGGCGAAGGCCTTTCAACTGCACGAGGAGCAAAAAGAAGCATCAGCTCGTCATCAAGCTCAATATCAGGAGTCCTTGGAGGCCGAAAGACGAAGAATAGAAGAGCTTGAACAAG AACTGTCAGATTACAAGGAAAAAATGGAACCGTCGATATACTACAAAGAGGCCTTCGGTATCACTCCGGAATCAGCAATGGAGAACAAGGAGAAGCTGATCCAGATGGAGGAGCTAGTGGAGAGCCTTGAGGCAGAAGTTAAACAGTTGTCAGCGAGCCTCGAGGACGAGAGATCCTGGGCGCAGGAATTggagactgagagagatgCACTGAGGATTCGACTGGAGGTGGAAGTGAAAAATCGTGAGAAATTGACAGCCGCACGTGACAGCGACAGCGACGAGCTCCGAGGAAGGATCAAGGAGCTGGAGGAGGAGGCCTTGAAGCGTGAGAGTGCAGTTCAACAGTTCAAAAGTGAATTGGCTGAGAAGGATCGCTTGATCCGGGAGAAGATCTCCCTGTTGGAGGAGAAGTGTCGTGCCTGCGATGAACTCACTGAGGTCGCcgagaagaggaagaaacagATTGATCAGCTCAGGACGTCTGTCAAGTCCAGGGACGATGCACTCACGGATCTGAATAATAAGCACAGAGCACTTTTGAATCAGTCGGAGAACACCCTGACGAGGAGAATGTCACCACCTGGCAGTCCAATTACTTATGATGATTCGAGTCAGGGGATGAGGTCAGGACAGAGATCAGGGATTGTCAGTCCAGGAAAATGTAACAGTCCCTTCGACTGGGACTTCAGGTCTAGGGGAATAGTGCACATGAATTCCGTGGAGGAGAGGGAGGTCAAGGAGTTGGTGAAG gaacTCGAAGAAAGAGATCGTAAACTGAAGGACCAAGAGGAAACGAAGAAACAGCTGATGTTGAAGCTCTGCAATGTCCAGGAGACCGCCGAAGCCACTCAGAGAGATCTGAAAAAAGTGCAAACAGATCATAACAAAGCTCTCAGAATGATCCAAGAATTCGTGGGTCGTACGAAACACCTGGAGCAAAAGCTCAGCAAAAAGGACAAGAAAATTGAAGAGCTGAAGTTGGAGAGCACCAAGCTGAAAGAGTCCGAATCGAGAACAAAAAGAAACGGTCAGTTATCGTCAATAAGGCGAAATTTAACCCCGGAAATGGACGATGGTTCACTGGAGAAGAAATCGTCGAGTCAG CAGCGTTTCGAGGAAATGGAAATCAAGATAAACGACCTCAGAGACGAAATCGACATGATCAAAGCTGAGAAAAATCGTcttgaaaaacaaatacacGATGAGTCAGAg GAGCTGCACGACCAAATAGCCGATAAACAACGAAGAATAGACTACCTGGAACTGGAGCGTGAAGAGATAAAGCGTGAGCTTGAGGACAAGGAAAATGAGATCAAGCACATGACATCGAATGCCTCATTGCCTCTCCCAGAGATCGAGCAACAGCTGTTATCGAAGACCCGAGAGATCGAGGAGAAGAATCAGAAGATCGAGCAGTTGTCCAAAGACCTCCAGATAAAAACCCAGAACCTCCAGAAGCTGGTGAACACCGAGTTGTGGTCCAAGAATAAGGAGATAGCCAAGTTGCACAATCACATGACGAATCAGTGCCACGAGAGAAGTCGAAATAAATCAGAGTCCCAACAGGACCTGGTGAATTCCCACCTGGAGCTCTTGCTGAAGGAGCTGAACGACATTGGAGTGGAGGTAAAGTTCTCAGAGGACATCGTCCACTTGAGGTACTCAAATCAGTCTCTTCCGGACATCAAATCCCTGGCAGAGAACGTTCAGAAGCTCGTGCTCCAGAAGAACGACCTCGAGAAAGAAGTGGAGTACCTGAAgtggttgaaattaatttcaaaaacGGACGTGGAGAGCGACGATTCGAACGGCTTTGAGTCTGAAAAATGTCGAGAGTACTGTGAGCTTCTGCGGGGACACTTGAAGTCCCTGGTGAAGTTCATGAAGGAGATGCTGAAGAGCTCGAACTACTCCATCAACGACGAGTACAAACGCATGGTCCTGGACGTTCTGGTGGGCTCTAGGATTCTCTCTGAGGACTTTGTTCAGGCCCTGGAGGGTGTCAACAGTTTCTCAAAGAGGGAGCTCACCCTCGAGGATATCTGCACGTGCAGGGATTTGAAACGAAGCAGATCACACCTGATGGACGAGAAATCAGACTCGGAGGCTTTCTCAGAGCCAGACAGAAGTGTCTCACTGGCGAGAATTGGCCTTCAGGAGATCCCTGAGAAGTCCTCGAGGTCTAGGTACATCAAGTACTCGAAGAACTTCAGCGATTCCGAAGACTCGGTGGATTATGTTCCCTATCACAAGACGTATCAGAGTGATCTTAACGAGATTGACTCGTCCCATCATCTGCAGGAGCTCAAGGAGACTAATAATTCTTTGTACACTGAGCTGATGGACCTGAGGAACGACCTGATAAGACGATCACCTATGATTGACGTTGATGAGAAGCTCAAGCCTATCATCCTGAAGATTGAGAAGTCCCAGAGCTTTTGCGACAAACTCCAGGGAtcacttgataaaaaaatgcagGAGAGCCTGATCAAGAAGGAGAGCAAACAGAATAGTGTGAGGAAGGCGCAGTTGGAGAAGAAAATTGTTGACGTCGAGAACATGGCGATGGAAATTGCCAAACAAAAGTCCGAGCTGATGCTCTACAAGGAGAATAACGAGAGGAAGACTGCGGAGATGATGATGGGATTGAATATGGAGAATGAGGGACTTCGGTTAAGGGTTCAGAAGCTGGAGGAGGAGAACGAGGGAGCCAGGGGGAATGTCTCCATGCTCACGAAGGAGTTGGACAGGCTGACACTCTCCCAGAGTCAAGTGCTGGTGGAGAACACGAAATTGACTAATGACAAGCTCAGGCTGGAGCAGGATGTGAGGAAGGTAGAGGCCAGGTTCGAGGCCACCTTGAAGAGCCTCAAGGAGAAGTTCGAGAAGGAGGTGGCCGACCTGAACATGATCAATGACTCTCAGAGGGGCAGAATGCAGGAACTGGAGGTGGCTAATAAGGAACTGAGGAGGCAGGTGGTGGTTTGTGAGACCAGCGATTCAGCACCGAGCTCCAGTGGAATTTCATCGATTCCTACTGATGGTAGACTCAAACAGACGTGCGATGATCTCATAcaggaatttcattttaatggCTCTCAGTACTGGCAGCCATTGAACTATCCACCGTCGACTGGTCGCAGTAAATCCAGTTGTTCTCCGGATCTTGGTATCGAGAGTGATGCAGCAGTGTCAACAACGAGACCCCTCAAAGATACGTTAAAAATCACGGAATCTATGACAAATCTATTGAGCGACGACGAGAACTGCAATCGAGGACTGCGGGATCTAGACAGGGAGAGCCCGCTACACCTTGAAG gtCTGGACGAAGTCGAGGCCTTGAAGCAGGAGAACGAAGCTTTGAAAAGACGATTGATGAAGACGAAGAGGGCCTTGGAGGACACATTCAAGCACCTGTCCGCCTCCAACAAGAATAAGAAAAATGTCGAGAAGGCAATCACCAAGCAACTCATGATCACGAAGAGTATTCTCCAGAAAACGAGAACTTATGAGGAGCCTTTCGACAACTGA
- the LOC135165945 gene encoding centrosomin-like isoform X8: MGCSKSRVESSTVSEESDGEDKPVRIEVMFGTNPRSPGKIPNGTASGHAGRTIKDYEDQLGVLQKENFNLKLRVYFLEEKMGISSADENTIKKNIELNVELESLKKDLIEKQELLSQAAKAFQLHEEQKEASARHQAQYQESLEAERRRIEELEQELSDYKEKMEPSIYYKEAFGITPESAMENKEKLIQMEELVESLEAEVKQLSASLEDERSWAQELETERDALRIRLEVEVKNREKLTAARDSDSDELRGRIKELEEEALKRESAVQQFKSELAEKDRLIREKISLLEEKCRACDELTEVAEKRKKQIDQLRTSVKSRDDALTDLNNKHRALLNQSENTLTRRMSPPGSPITYDDSSQGMRSGQRSGIVSPGKCNSPFDWDFRSRGIVHMNSVEEREVKELVKELEERDRKLKDQEETKKQLMLKLCNVQETAEATQRDLKKVQTDHNKALRMIQEFVGRTKHLEQKLSKKDKKIEELKLESTKLKESESRTKRNGQLSSIRRNLTPEMDDGSLEKKSSSQQRFEEMEIKINDLRDEIDMIKAEKNRLEKQIHDESEELHDQIADKQRRIDYLELEREEIKRELEDKENEIKHMTSNASLPLPEIEQQLLSKTREIEEKNQKIEQLSKDLQIKTQNLQKLVNTELWSKNKEIAKLHNHMTNQCHERSRNKSESQQDLVNSHLELLLKELNDIGVEVKFSEDIVHLRYSNQSLPDIKSLAENVQKLVLQKNDLEKEVEYLKWLKLISKTDVESDDSNGFESEKCREYCELLRGHLKSLVKFMKEMLKSSNYSINDEYKRMVLDVLVGSRILSEDFVQALEGVNSFSKRELTLEDICTCRDLKRSRSHLMDEKSDSEAFSEPDRSVSLARIGLQEIPEKSSRSRYIKYSKNFSDSEDSVDYVPYHKTYQSDLNEIDSSHHLQELKETNNSLYTELMDLRNDLIRRSPMIDVDEKLKPIILKIEKSQSFCDKLQGSLDKKMQESLIKKESKQNSVRKAQLEKKIVDVENMAMEIAKQKSELMLYKENNERKTAEMMMGLNMENEGLRLRVQKLEEENEGARGNVSMLTKELDRLTLSQSQVLVENTKLTNDKLRLEQDVRKVEARFEATLKSLKEKFEKEVADLNMINDSQRGRMQELEVANKELRRQVVVCETSDSAPSSSGISSIPTDGRLKQTCDDLIQEFHFNGSQYWQPLNYPPSTGRSKSSCSPDLGIESDAAVSTTRPLKDTLKITESMTNLLSDDENCNRGLRDLDRESPLHLEGGHNYSLDEVEALKQENEALKRRLMKTKRALEDTFKHLSASNKNKKNVEKAITKQLMITKSILQKTRTYEEPFDN; this comes from the exons ATGGGATGTAGTAAATCACGAGTTGAATCTTCGACTGTCAGTGAAGAATCAGACGGTGAAGATAAACCCGTGCGAATAGAAGTCATGTTTG gCACAAATCCCAGATCACCGGGGAAAATTCCCAATGGGACTGCCTCAGGTCATGCTGGCAGAACCATCAAAGATTATGAGGACCAACTGGGCGTTCTACAgaaggaaaatttcaatctcaaATTACGGGTTTACTTTCTCGAAGAGAAGATGGGCATCAGTTCGGCCGACGAGAATACGATTAAGAAGAATATTGAACTTAAT GTTGAACTTGAATCCCTGAAGAAAGATCTGATTGAGAAGCAGGAACTGCTCAGTCAAGCGGCGAAGGCCTTTCAACTGCACGAGGAGCAAAAAGAAGCATCAGCTCGTCATCAAGCTCAATATCAGGAGTCCTTGGAGGCCGAAAGACGAAGAATAGAAGAGCTTGAACAAG AACTGTCAGATTACAAGGAAAAAATGGAACCGTCGATATACTACAAAGAGGCCTTCGGTATCACTCCGGAATCAGCAATGGAGAACAAGGAGAAGCTGATCCAGATGGAGGAGCTAGTGGAGAGCCTTGAGGCAGAAGTTAAACAGTTGTCAGCGAGCCTCGAGGACGAGAGATCCTGGGCGCAGGAATTggagactgagagagatgCACTGAGGATTCGACTGGAGGTGGAAGTGAAAAATCGTGAGAAATTGACAGCCGCACGTGACAGCGACAGCGACGAGCTCCGAGGAAGGATCAAGGAGCTGGAGGAGGAGGCCTTGAAGCGTGAGAGTGCAGTTCAACAGTTCAAAAGTGAATTGGCTGAGAAGGATCGCTTGATCCGGGAGAAGATCTCCCTGTTGGAGGAGAAGTGTCGTGCCTGCGATGAACTCACTGAGGTCGCcgagaagaggaagaaacagATTGATCAGCTCAGGACGTCTGTCAAGTCCAGGGACGATGCACTCACGGATCTGAATAATAAGCACAGAGCACTTTTGAATCAGTCGGAGAACACCCTGACGAGGAGAATGTCACCACCTGGCAGTCCAATTACTTATGATGATTCGAGTCAGGGGATGAGGTCAGGACAGAGATCAGGGATTGTCAGTCCAGGAAAATGTAACAGTCCCTTCGACTGGGACTTCAGGTCTAGGGGAATAGTGCACATGAATTCCGTGGAGGAGAGGGAGGTCAAGGAGTTGGTGAAG gaacTCGAAGAAAGAGATCGTAAACTGAAGGACCAAGAGGAAACGAAGAAACAGCTGATGTTGAAGCTCTGCAATGTCCAGGAGACCGCCGAAGCCACTCAGAGAGATCTGAAAAAAGTGCAAACAGATCATAACAAAGCTCTCAGAATGATCCAAGAATTCGTGGGTCGTACGAAACACCTGGAGCAAAAGCTCAGCAAAAAGGACAAGAAAATTGAAGAGCTGAAGTTGGAGAGCACCAAGCTGAAAGAGTCCGAATCGAGAACAAAAAGAAACGGTCAGTTATCGTCAATAAGGCGAAATTTAACCCCGGAAATGGACGATGGTTCACTGGAGAAGAAATCGTCGAGTCAG CAGCGTTTCGAGGAAATGGAAATCAAGATAAACGACCTCAGAGACGAAATCGACATGATCAAAGCTGAGAAAAATCGTcttgaaaaacaaatacacGATGAGTCAGAg GAGCTGCACGACCAAATAGCCGATAAACAACGAAGAATAGACTACCTGGAACTGGAGCGTGAAGAGATAAAGCGTGAGCTTGAGGACAAGGAAAATGAGATCAAGCACATGACATCGAATGCCTCATTGCCTCTCCCAGAGATCGAGCAACAGCTGTTATCGAAGACCCGAGAGATCGAGGAGAAGAATCAGAAGATCGAGCAGTTGTCCAAAGACCTCCAGATAAAAACCCAGAACCTCCAGAAGCTGGTGAACACCGAGTTGTGGTCCAAGAATAAGGAGATAGCCAAGTTGCACAATCACATGACGAATCAGTGCCACGAGAGAAGTCGAAATAAATCAGAGTCCCAACAGGACCTGGTGAATTCCCACCTGGAGCTCTTGCTGAAGGAGCTGAACGACATTGGAGTGGAGGTAAAGTTCTCAGAGGACATCGTCCACTTGAGGTACTCAAATCAGTCTCTTCCGGACATCAAATCCCTGGCAGAGAACGTTCAGAAGCTCGTGCTCCAGAAGAACGACCTCGAGAAAGAAGTGGAGTACCTGAAgtggttgaaattaatttcaaaaacGGACGTGGAGAGCGACGATTCGAACGGCTTTGAGTCTGAAAAATGTCGAGAGTACTGTGAGCTTCTGCGGGGACACTTGAAGTCCCTGGTGAAGTTCATGAAGGAGATGCTGAAGAGCTCGAACTACTCCATCAACGACGAGTACAAACGCATGGTCCTGGACGTTCTGGTGGGCTCTAGGATTCTCTCTGAGGACTTTGTTCAGGCCCTGGAGGGTGTCAACAGTTTCTCAAAGAGGGAGCTCACCCTCGAGGATATCTGCACGTGCAGGGATTTGAAACGAAGCAGATCACACCTGATGGACGAGAAATCAGACTCGGAGGCTTTCTCAGAGCCAGACAGAAGTGTCTCACTGGCGAGAATTGGCCTTCAGGAGATCCCTGAGAAGTCCTCGAGGTCTAGGTACATCAAGTACTCGAAGAACTTCAGCGATTCCGAAGACTCGGTGGATTATGTTCCCTATCACAAGACGTATCAGAGTGATCTTAACGAGATTGACTCGTCCCATCATCTGCAGGAGCTCAAGGAGACTAATAATTCTTTGTACACTGAGCTGATGGACCTGAGGAACGACCTGATAAGACGATCACCTATGATTGACGTTGATGAGAAGCTCAAGCCTATCATCCTGAAGATTGAGAAGTCCCAGAGCTTTTGCGACAAACTCCAGGGAtcacttgataaaaaaatgcagGAGAGCCTGATCAAGAAGGAGAGCAAACAGAATAGTGTGAGGAAGGCGCAGTTGGAGAAGAAAATTGTTGACGTCGAGAACATGGCGATGGAAATTGCCAAACAAAAGTCCGAGCTGATGCTCTACAAGGAGAATAACGAGAGGAAGACTGCGGAGATGATGATGGGATTGAATATGGAGAATGAGGGACTTCGGTTAAGGGTTCAGAAGCTGGAGGAGGAGAACGAGGGAGCCAGGGGGAATGTCTCCATGCTCACGAAGGAGTTGGACAGGCTGACACTCTCCCAGAGTCAAGTGCTGGTGGAGAACACGAAATTGACTAATGACAAGCTCAGGCTGGAGCAGGATGTGAGGAAGGTAGAGGCCAGGTTCGAGGCCACCTTGAAGAGCCTCAAGGAGAAGTTCGAGAAGGAGGTGGCCGACCTGAACATGATCAATGACTCTCAGAGGGGCAGAATGCAGGAACTGGAGGTGGCTAATAAGGAACTGAGGAGGCAGGTGGTGGTTTGTGAGACCAGCGATTCAGCACCGAGCTCCAGTGGAATTTCATCGATTCCTACTGATGGTAGACTCAAACAGACGTGCGATGATCTCATAcaggaatttcattttaatggCTCTCAGTACTGGCAGCCATTGAACTATCCACCGTCGACTGGTCGCAGTAAATCCAGTTGTTCTCCGGATCTTGGTATCGAGAGTGATGCAGCAGTGTCAACAACGAGACCCCTCAAAGATACGTTAAAAATCACGGAATCTATGACAAATCTATTGAGCGACGACGAGAACTGCAATCGAGGACTGCGGGATCTAGACAGGGAGAGCCCGCTACACCTTGAAG gtGGGCATAATTATA gtCTGGACGAAGTCGAGGCCTTGAAGCAGGAGAACGAAGCTTTGAAAAGACGATTGATGAAGACGAAGAGGGCCTTGGAGGACACATTCAAGCACCTGTCCGCCTCCAACAAGAATAAGAAAAATGTCGAGAAGGCAATCACCAAGCAACTCATGATCACGAAGAGTATTCTCCAGAAAACGAGAACTTATGAGGAGCCTTTCGACAACTGA